In Fodinicola acaciae, the following proteins share a genomic window:
- a CDS encoding beta-ketoacyl-[acyl-carrier-protein] synthase family protein yields MTATGRPDRRRVAVTGAGVRAPAGADVESVFAAMLKGESLAAPVPELAAAELPVTFACTVPPPPAMDDYFPPREQRKTDRATQLAVAAARDAYVDAGLTEVDPDRAGVSVGSAMGGISSTEEAVLSYGASPGDYPAFTVARIMPNSPAARIALQLGFRGPCTTHVTACASGTDAIGAAAQKIRHGELDCAIAGGVDTPVTVGIMASFGRLRALSSRVDDPAAASRPFDADRDGFVMAEGATFLVLEDWDLAQRRGARIYGEIAGYASNCDAFHIVAPAAEGVVAARCMTTAIADAGLTPAGVGHVNAHGTSTVLNDRAESAALLRVFGSAGPPVTAPKSVVGHMMGGAGAYEALVALLSASRGVVPPVANFSAPGIEEPIDVVAGEARLVGPAPALSNSFGFGGHNACLVLVPAR; encoded by the coding sequence ATGACGGCCACCGGCCGGCCGGACCGGCGCCGGGTCGCGGTGACCGGCGCCGGCGTACGCGCACCTGCCGGCGCGGACGTGGAGTCGGTTTTCGCCGCAATGCTCAAAGGTGAGTCGCTGGCCGCGCCGGTGCCGGAGTTGGCGGCTGCGGAACTGCCGGTGACCTTCGCCTGTACGGTGCCCCCGCCACCGGCGATGGACGACTACTTTCCGCCGAGAGAGCAACGGAAAACCGATCGCGCGACACAGCTCGCCGTCGCGGCGGCGCGAGACGCGTACGTCGATGCCGGTCTCACCGAGGTCGATCCGGACCGCGCCGGCGTCAGCGTCGGCAGCGCGATGGGAGGCATTTCTTCCACCGAGGAGGCGGTTCTCTCGTACGGCGCGAGTCCTGGCGACTACCCGGCTTTCACCGTGGCACGGATCATGCCCAACTCACCGGCCGCGCGGATCGCGCTGCAGCTCGGCTTTCGCGGCCCATGCACGACACACGTGACGGCCTGCGCCAGTGGCACGGACGCGATTGGCGCAGCCGCGCAGAAAATCCGGCATGGCGAGCTGGACTGTGCCATCGCGGGCGGCGTGGACACTCCGGTGACCGTCGGCATCATGGCGTCTTTTGGCCGGCTTCGGGCGCTTTCCTCGCGTGTCGACGACCCAGCCGCTGCCTCGCGACCGTTCGACGCTGACCGCGACGGTTTCGTGATGGCTGAAGGCGCCACCTTCCTGGTGCTGGAAGACTGGGATCTGGCGCAGCGGCGCGGCGCGCGTATCTATGGCGAGATCGCTGGATATGCGAGCAACTGCGACGCTTTCCACATCGTCGCGCCGGCGGCCGAAGGTGTGGTCGCGGCGCGATGCATGACGACCGCGATCGCCGACGCCGGCCTCACGCCGGCCGGAGTCGGTCATGTCAACGCGCACGGCACGAGTACGGTTCTCAACGACCGCGCCGAAAGCGCGGCACTGCTACGCGTCTTCGGCTCGGCCGGGCCGCCGGTGACCGCGCCGAAGTCGGTCGTCGGCCACATGATGGGTGGAGCCGGTGCGTACGAGGCGCTGGTCGCGTTGTTGTCCGCGAGCCGTGGCGTCGTGCCACCGGTCGCCAACTTTTCCGCTCCTGGCATCGAAGAGCCGATCGACGTGGTGGCCGGTGAGGCGCGGCTGGTCGGTCCGGCTCCGGCGCTGTCCAATTCTTTCGGCTTCGGTGGCCACAACGCATGTCTCGTCCTGGTGCCGGCTCGATAG
- a CDS encoding acyl carrier protein: protein MTREELSSIVRTKVAEVVGVELDEITERTALDTDYGVDSLELLEIGARVEKAVNVRIGVGDLIKAETVGHAVDLLAERLLVAGPAA, encoded by the coding sequence ATGACCCGCGAAGAACTTTCCTCGATCGTACGGACGAAGGTCGCCGAGGTGGTTGGCGTCGAGCTCGACGAGATCACCGAGCGGACCGCGCTGGACACCGACTATGGCGTGGACAGCCTGGAACTGCTGGAAATCGGCGCACGCGTGGAGAAGGCGGTGAACGTCCGGATCGGTGTCGGCGACCTGATCAAGGCGGAGACTGTCGGCCACGCCGTCGACCTGCTCGCCGAGCGGCTGCTGGTCGCCGGACCGGCGGCATGA
- a CDS encoding acyl-CoA dehydrogenase family protein codes for MDDFFAAADILWPDVTADIPAELLTTIAAAAAAADRDGRPSTAGIAALKSAGWPGLAVPKEFSGGGAGLLKCCAAQRKLGMVDPGLAIAVNMHLFSVGLMVEHWRRRADTAWLLMEAIATQNRLLASAFAEPQLGGSVVRSTLRARRDGKGWRVSGTKAPCSLAADADLICLQMQSEPSLDGPDELLVAMLPTHAPGLTVRETWDTLGMRGSASNTILIEDCFVPDDLVFYRAPVETELDDVVAAGVVWFSLTSTAVYIGLAEAALRDARRLLDRMRIRHLDASRAELPSYQAVVGDATADLLAIESACGGLAARMDTGADPVELLPAALAVKQRGVEAIPAAVERLMEACGGAAYARATGLERLWRDSQAIRFHPPTRPAVRQFLGRTALDLPAGLDLDESAPALGKFERKNG; via the coding sequence ATGGACGATTTCTTCGCAGCGGCCGACATTCTGTGGCCGGACGTGACAGCCGACATACCGGCCGAGTTGCTGACGACGATCGCGGCGGCCGCGGCGGCCGCGGATCGCGACGGTCGTCCGTCCACCGCCGGCATCGCCGCCCTCAAGTCGGCCGGCTGGCCGGGTCTGGCCGTGCCGAAGGAGTTTTCCGGTGGTGGCGCTGGGCTCCTGAAATGCTGTGCGGCACAACGAAAACTGGGGATGGTCGACCCAGGTCTGGCGATCGCGGTCAACATGCACCTGTTTTCGGTCGGCCTGATGGTCGAGCACTGGCGCCGGCGCGCCGACACGGCATGGCTGCTGATGGAGGCCATCGCGACGCAGAACCGCCTGCTCGCCTCGGCTTTCGCCGAACCGCAGCTGGGAGGATCGGTCGTCCGGTCCACGTTGCGCGCTCGCCGCGACGGCAAGGGTTGGCGGGTGAGCGGCACCAAGGCGCCGTGTTCGCTGGCCGCCGATGCCGACCTGATCTGCCTGCAGATGCAGAGCGAACCGAGCCTGGACGGTCCGGACGAGTTGCTGGTGGCGATGCTGCCGACGCACGCACCTGGCCTGACCGTACGCGAAACCTGGGACACGCTCGGCATGCGCGGCTCGGCCTCCAACACCATCCTGATCGAGGACTGCTTCGTCCCGGACGACCTGGTTTTCTATCGCGCGCCAGTGGAAACCGAGTTGGACGACGTGGTGGCGGCCGGCGTCGTGTGGTTCAGCCTCACCAGCACGGCCGTCTACATTGGACTCGCCGAGGCGGCGCTGCGTGACGCGCGGCGGCTGCTCGATCGCATGCGGATCCGTCATCTGGACGCCAGCCGCGCCGAACTTCCGAGCTATCAGGCGGTCGTCGGTGACGCGACCGCGGATCTGCTGGCGATCGAATCGGCTTGCGGCGGACTCGCTGCTCGGATGGATACGGGCGCCGATCCGGTGGAGTTGCTGCCGGCGGCGCTGGCGGTGAAACAGCGTGGCGTCGAAGCGATTCCGGCCGCCGTGGAGCGGCTGATGGAGGCCTGCGGCGGTGCCGCGTACGCACGTGCGACCGGACTGGAGCGGTTGTGGCGCGACAGCCAGGCGATCCGCTTCCATCCGCCGACCAGGCCGGCCGTCCGGCAGTTTCTCGGCCGCACCGCGCTCGACCTGCCGGCCGGCCTCGACCTGGACGAAAGCGCACCGGCTTTGGGCAAGTTCGAAAGGAAAAACGGATGA
- a CDS encoding aspartate aminotransferase family protein yields MTDALRQVRAHLSPPLALAGKLAGGGAVEKSASGCRVELSDGRRLLDFGSYAVPLLGHRHPEVLAAVTRQLAAMPVSTRTLVNPMTAAAAAAIVEYFDGRLPRVHFGLNGADAVEVAVKLARLATGHTRVVAVEGGYHGKSLGALALTHHEHFRRGLENALSEVLHVPADDPDAVAKALADGPAAALVFEPVQGENGVVPLDPAVLASWCDAARSAGTMVIADEIQAGLRRCGPRSPALAVGLDVDALLVGKPLGGAVLPMSAAVMSERLFRPLARDPFLHTATFGGNPLGCAVVPVVLDLIEAHAVDGARIEVEMRDGLAAVRAKHPDAIAGVRGRGLLWGVDLASAALAGEVLVEVAQLGLIVSPCLSRPATIRLLPPIVASTAEVAEALELLENAIARASATVSGLAS; encoded by the coding sequence ATGACGGACGCGTTGCGTCAGGTGCGCGCTCATCTGTCGCCGCCACTCGCGCTGGCGGGAAAACTCGCCGGTGGTGGTGCGGTGGAGAAGTCGGCAAGCGGCTGTCGTGTGGAGTTGTCGGACGGCCGGCGACTGCTGGACTTCGGCTCGTACGCGGTGCCGCTGTTGGGGCATCGGCATCCGGAAGTGCTCGCTGCGGTGACGCGGCAGCTCGCAGCGATGCCGGTTTCCACGCGTACGCTGGTGAATCCGATGACGGCGGCGGCAGCGGCGGCGATCGTGGAGTATTTCGATGGCCGGTTGCCGCGCGTCCACTTTGGACTGAATGGTGCGGACGCTGTCGAGGTGGCGGTGAAACTCGCCCGACTGGCGACCGGACACACCAGGGTGGTCGCGGTCGAAGGTGGCTATCACGGAAAGTCACTCGGCGCTCTCGCGCTCACGCACCACGAACATTTCCGGCGAGGCCTGGAAAACGCGCTGTCCGAGGTCTTACATGTGCCGGCCGACGATCCTGACGCGGTCGCGAAGGCACTCGCGGACGGACCCGCCGCGGCACTGGTTTTCGAGCCTGTGCAAGGAGAGAACGGTGTCGTGCCGCTCGATCCGGCGGTGTTGGCGAGTTGGTGCGACGCGGCTCGGAGTGCTGGCACCATGGTGATAGCCGACGAGATCCAGGCCGGCCTGCGCCGTTGTGGTCCTCGGTCGCCGGCGCTGGCCGTCGGCCTGGACGTGGACGCGCTCCTGGTCGGAAAGCCGCTCGGCGGAGCGGTTCTGCCGATGTCCGCCGCGGTGATGAGCGAGCGACTTTTCCGTCCGCTGGCGCGTGATCCGTTCCTGCACACCGCCACTTTCGGTGGCAATCCACTGGGGTGTGCGGTCGTGCCGGTCGTATTGGACCTCATCGAGGCGCATGCGGTGGACGGTGCGCGTATCGAGGTGGAAATGCGTGACGGACTCGCAGCCGTACGGGCAAAGCATCCTGACGCGATCGCCGGCGTACGCGGCCGTGGCCTGCTGTGGGGTGTCGACCTCGCGTCCGCGGCGCTCGCCGGCGAGGTGCTGGTCGAGGTCGCGCAACTCGGCCTGATCGTCTCGCCGTGCCTGAGCCGGCCGGCCACGATCCGGTTGCTGCCACCGATCGTGGCATCCACCGCGGAGGTGGCCGAAGCGCTGGAGCTGTTGGAAAACGCGATCGCACGAGCGAGCGCGACCGTCTCCGGATTGGCTTCGTGA
- the fbaA gene encoding class II fructose-bisphosphate aldolase encodes MPVADPETYREMLDRAKSGGYAYPAINVTSSETLNAALRGFAEAGSDGIIQITVGSGEFWSGDSIRDAVGGAVTFAECARSVARNYPVTVALHTDHCPKEKYEGFLLPLLAESRQRHAAAGGPLFQSHMWDGSALPLEENLAISARLLALAAEVDAILEVEIGVVGEENAGLSGITEEKQLSTPEDADRVVDVLGMGERGRYLLAASFGNVHGVYRPGNVSLQPKVLEVIQRHIAERTGIESPFDLVFHGGSGSDPTAIEEAVSYGVVKMNIDTDTMYAFSRAVAHHVLSNYDKVLRVDGEMGSKKHYDPRAFLRPAEKSMANRVAAACRQLGSAGRGLLAATWPGHVRA; translated from the coding sequence ATGCCTGTTGCAGATCCTGAGACCTATCGCGAAATGCTCGACCGGGCCAAGAGCGGCGGCTACGCCTACCCGGCGATCAACGTCACGTCGTCGGAGACACTCAACGCCGCGTTGCGCGGTTTCGCCGAGGCCGGCAGCGACGGAATCATCCAGATCACCGTCGGCTCCGGCGAGTTCTGGTCCGGCGACTCGATACGCGACGCCGTCGGCGGCGCGGTGACCTTCGCCGAATGCGCCCGGTCGGTGGCCAGAAACTATCCGGTCACCGTGGCGTTGCACACCGATCACTGTCCCAAGGAGAAATACGAGGGATTCCTGCTGCCGCTGCTCGCCGAGTCACGCCAGCGGCACGCGGCCGCCGGCGGTCCGCTCTTCCAATCGCACATGTGGGACGGCTCCGCCCTGCCGCTGGAGGAGAACCTGGCGATCTCGGCGCGGTTGCTGGCGCTCGCCGCCGAGGTCGACGCGATCCTGGAGGTGGAGATCGGTGTCGTCGGCGAGGAGAACGCCGGGCTTTCCGGGATAACGGAGGAAAAGCAGCTGTCCACTCCGGAGGACGCTGACCGGGTCGTCGACGTGCTCGGCATGGGTGAGCGCGGTCGCTATCTGCTGGCCGCCTCCTTCGGCAACGTACACGGTGTCTACCGCCCGGGAAACGTCAGCCTACAACCGAAAGTGCTGGAGGTCATCCAGCGCCACATCGCCGAGCGGACCGGCATCGAGTCGCCGTTCGACCTGGTCTTCCACGGCGGGTCGGGATCGGATCCGACCGCGATCGAGGAGGCCGTCTCGTACGGCGTCGTGAAGATGAACATCGACACCGACACGATGTACGCGTTCAGCCGCGCGGTCGCGCATCACGTGCTGAGCAATTATGACAAAGTGTTGCGTGTCGACGGTGAAATGGGGTCGAAGAAGCATTACGACCCGCGTGCTTTCCTGCGCCCGGCGGAAAAGTCGATGGCCAACCGAGTGGCCGCCGCGTGCCGGCAGCTGGGGTCCGCTGGCCGTGGCCTGCTGGCGGCGACCTGGCCGGGACACGTACGTGCTTGA
- a CDS encoding ABC transporter permease: MTTSPGIRPAEPRFWSVVSAFAVSDSRILWRMRTPLAFMFAVPAVLSLSLGPAVSGGGGAAAGGRSMIGIAVLFSLMTVNYVGLALFREFTNNTWIRQAVSQPAKLAFLVGKVLPVAGAGMIQLTVFGAIAFIAYGTPLHGSVLQLLVVAVALVAVGCAIGALLYIVTRTTSTFQSLAYIVLITTGCVGGSVVPDSQLPPFSRFLGLATPQHWALRALDESTSGGGSWGPTLQAVAIIAAMTLVCGVLAWRALDYRNAKSAQS, from the coding sequence ATGACGACCAGTCCGGGCATCCGGCCGGCTGAGCCGCGATTCTGGTCGGTGGTCAGCGCGTTCGCGGTCAGCGACAGCCGCATCCTGTGGCGGATGCGAACGCCGCTCGCATTCATGTTCGCGGTGCCGGCGGTGCTCTCGCTGAGCCTCGGACCGGCCGTGTCCGGTGGCGGCGGTGCGGCCGCCGGAGGCCGGTCGATGATCGGCATCGCGGTGCTCTTCAGCCTGATGACGGTCAACTACGTCGGCCTGGCATTGTTTCGTGAGTTCACCAACAACACCTGGATCCGGCAGGCGGTCAGCCAGCCGGCCAAACTCGCCTTCCTGGTGGGAAAAGTCCTGCCGGTGGCCGGTGCCGGGATGATTCAGTTGACGGTTTTCGGGGCCATCGCGTTCATCGCGTACGGCACGCCGCTGCACGGCTCGGTCCTGCAGCTGCTGGTGGTGGCCGTCGCGCTGGTCGCGGTCGGCTGCGCGATCGGTGCACTGCTCTACATCGTGACGCGTACGACCTCGACTTTCCAAAGCCTCGCGTACATCGTGCTGATCACCACCGGCTGTGTCGGCGGCAGTGTCGTGCCGGACAGCCAGCTGCCGCCGTTCTCGCGTTTCCTCGGCCTGGCCACGCCGCAGCACTGGGCTCTGCGCGCGTTGGACGAGAGCACCTCCGGCGGCGGCTCGTGGGGTCCGACTTTGCAAGCCGTGGCGATCATCGCCGCGATGACCCTGGTCTGCGGTGTGCTGGCGTGGCGCGCCCTGGACTATCGCAACGCCAAGTCCGCGCAGTCCTAG
- a CDS encoding ABC transporter ATP-binding protein, translated as MTIIERLDTATVPAAVSLCVNDLGFCYRGAADDVLTGVGFDLTAGEVLGILGPNGSGKSTLLKALLDAQSGVRTGRVTTSVHGDAVELPRVVGFASQHIALYQQLTVWENLRHSARVSVPWRQVGDAVDRTIAEFGLEQVIRVPVEKLSGGWQRLAHIAASFVHSPPIRLLDEPTAALDFEARGRLVELIGQWRRQRMAMIVTSHYPEDIEETCTHAVVLRGGTIVRRGTLAALLGGLDAELVLEVDVAGVPATVRAPAPVTAADLSTVVASLVRDKEISAARLTAARLTRKTLRQLMVSDPELRGLLDDDQSGHPAG; from the coding sequence ATGACCATCATCGAACGGCTCGACACCGCGACAGTGCCGGCCGCGGTTTCGTTGTGCGTCAACGATCTCGGCTTTTGTTATCGCGGTGCCGCCGACGACGTGCTGACCGGCGTCGGGTTCGATCTGACCGCCGGCGAGGTGCTGGGAATTCTCGGTCCGAACGGCTCCGGGAAAAGCACGTTGCTCAAGGCTTTGCTCGACGCGCAAAGCGGCGTACGGACCGGTCGCGTCACCACGTCGGTCCACGGTGACGCCGTTGAGCTGCCGCGAGTCGTCGGCTTCGCCAGCCAGCACATCGCGCTCTACCAGCAGCTGACCGTATGGGAAAACCTGCGCCATTCGGCGCGGGTTTCGGTGCCATGGCGACAGGTCGGCGACGCGGTCGACCGGACCATCGCGGAGTTCGGCCTGGAGCAGGTGATCCGCGTGCCGGTGGAGAAGCTGTCCGGCGGCTGGCAGCGGCTCGCGCACATCGCCGCGAGTTTCGTTCACTCGCCGCCGATCCGGCTGCTGGACGAGCCGACCGCGGCACTGGACTTCGAGGCGCGTGGCCGCCTGGTGGAGCTGATCGGGCAGTGGCGCCGGCAGCGGATGGCGATGATCGTCACCTCGCACTATCCGGAGGACATCGAGGAAACCTGCACGCACGCCGTGGTCCTACGCGGCGGCACGATCGTCCGGCGGGGGACGCTGGCCGCGCTGCTCGGTGGACTCGACGCGGAGCTCGTCCTGGAGGTCGACGTCGCAGGCGTACCGGCGACCGTACGCGCTCCGGCGCCGGTCACCGCCGCCGACCTTTCGACGGTGGTGGCGTCTTTGGTACGCGACAAGGAGATCTCCGCGGCGCGGCTGACGGCGGCGCGGTTGACCAGGAAGACGTTGCGGCAGCTGATGGTGTCCGATCCGGAGCTGAGGGGGTTGCTCGATGACGACCAGTCCGGGCATCCGGCCGGCTGA
- a CDS encoding type II toxin-antitoxin system RatA family toxin — translation MPVVEVRLRLEVSPAAAWDAVCDVESYPAYMENVRSVKITDDTKRSNRISAWSVFLKGSILEWTESDQIDDERRRIDFQQVDGDLEHFAGYWQVIEADGPDSCEVVLYVDFEIGIPLLADMLNPVAKTALEDNSTKMLRGLEQRASAV, via the coding sequence GTGCCTGTTGTAGAAGTGCGCCTGCGGCTGGAGGTCAGCCCCGCGGCCGCGTGGGACGCCGTCTGTGATGTGGAAAGTTATCCGGCGTACATGGAAAACGTACGGTCGGTGAAGATCACCGATGACACCAAGCGGTCCAACCGGATCAGCGCCTGGTCGGTTTTCCTGAAAGGCTCGATCCTGGAATGGACCGAGTCCGACCAGATCGACGACGAGCGGCGGCGAATCGATTTCCAGCAGGTCGACGGCGACCTGGAACATTTCGCCGGCTATTGGCAGGTCATCGAGGCGGACGGCCCGGACAGCTGCGAGGTCGTGCTGTACGTGGACTTCGAGATCGGCATTCCGCTGCTTGCCGACATGCTCAACCCGGTGGCCAAGACCGCGTTGGAAGACAACTCCACCAAGATGTTGCGGGGGCTCGAGCAGCGAGCGAGCGCGGTCTAG
- a CDS encoding nucleoside-diphosphate kinase produces MERKRELFDDDTYYLECWDDFRDALAPARLREFCEHHSFLLVKPEALLTGRLPAILSWLRARGWLVAAVRDVPYCRHVLRGLWRYHWNAVSRQHREVVDLLFRACPALLLVVRHAKAGATAALAAQKGPSKPARRRPGELRAELGAYNAYLNFVHSPDEPADLVRELGVLLPSASRAALIDEATRGASVAVPSPDAALDWHALDRKNAADRLMRLTASTDAIASCDDWLALRATLPANVTEDFAFAVFASYLTTAEVDGRTRRIPTIRDGSVET; encoded by the coding sequence ATGGAACGGAAAAGAGAGCTCTTCGACGACGACACGTATTATCTCGAGTGCTGGGACGATTTCCGGGACGCGCTGGCGCCGGCTCGGTTGCGTGAATTCTGCGAGCACCACTCGTTTCTTCTGGTCAAACCGGAGGCCCTGCTCACCGGCCGGCTTCCGGCCATCCTGTCCTGGCTGCGCGCTCGCGGCTGGCTGGTGGCGGCCGTGCGGGACGTGCCGTACTGCCGGCACGTTCTGCGCGGACTTTGGCGCTATCACTGGAATGCGGTCAGCCGCCAGCATCGCGAGGTGGTCGACCTGCTTTTCCGTGCCTGTCCCGCTCTTCTGCTAGTGGTCCGGCACGCGAAGGCCGGCGCGACCGCGGCGCTGGCCGCACAGAAAGGACCGTCGAAACCGGCCAGACGCAGGCCGGGAGAGCTGCGCGCCGAACTCGGTGCGTACAACGCTTACCTGAATTTCGTCCATTCACCTGACGAACCGGCCGACCTCGTCCGCGAGCTCGGCGTGTTGCTGCCGTCCGCCAGCCGCGCCGCACTGATCGATGAGGCGACGCGTGGCGCGTCGGTCGCGGTGCCATCGCCGGACGCGGCACTGGATTGGCACGCGCTGGATCGAAAAAACGCCGCCGACCGGCTGATGCGCCTCACCGCATCGACAGACGCGATCGCGAGCTGCGACGACTGGCTCGCTTTGCGCGCCACGCTGCCGGCGAACGTCACCGAGGATTTCGCCTTCGCCGTTTTCGCCAGCTATCTCACGACGGCCGAAGTCGACGGCCGGACCCGGCGCATTCCGACGATACGCGACGGCTCCGTCGAGACCTAG
- a CDS encoding aldehyde dehydrogenase family protein translates to MVLFAAPGQPGSTLTYESRYGNWIDGGYVRSTRAAYFADTSPVTGQVFTELCRSTEADVRLAVAAATSAAPAWAGIAPGERAGVLHRVADRIEQNLQALAVAETWETGRPIREVLAADLPIAIDQWRYCAGALRAQQGGISEIDSATVAYHFREPLGVVGLRAGSEFPLLTAGWQLAPALAAGNTVVLAASERTPASIHVLLGLIGDLLPPGVLNVLNGVAADALDTVPFATASGRCPAIFFSDVLRSDDDFQDKTLEGFAMFALNQETGLSAALVEKSAYDEFLELATIRTKAIQQGDPLDTETMIGALPSADHVSRALAAIEGKVVVGGERAELDGALAGGFYLQPTVIAAGRDVRHLKAGTVGPVVTVAAFDQPDDAVRLANSCFSGSGAAVWTRDVDRAYRTGRRIAAERVWTNCYHRYPAHAALSGRHSYGGDGRAQVLERYQRSKDLLVSYDPRPVGIF, encoded by the coding sequence ATGGTCCTGTTCGCCGCACCCGGCCAGCCGGGTAGCACGCTGACGTACGAGTCGCGCTATGGCAACTGGATCGATGGCGGATACGTACGGTCGACACGCGCCGCCTACTTCGCCGACACCAGTCCGGTCACCGGCCAGGTGTTCACCGAGCTGTGCCGCTCGACGGAGGCCGACGTACGGCTCGCCGTCGCGGCCGCGACCAGCGCCGCGCCGGCCTGGGCCGGCATCGCGCCGGGGGAACGGGCCGGCGTGCTGCACCGCGTCGCCGACCGGATCGAGCAGAACCTGCAGGCGCTGGCGGTCGCCGAGACGTGGGAGACCGGCCGGCCGATCCGCGAGGTGCTGGCCGCCGACCTGCCGATCGCCATCGACCAGTGGCGTTACTGTGCCGGTGCTTTGCGCGCGCAGCAAGGCGGCATTTCGGAAATCGACAGCGCCACCGTCGCGTACCACTTCCGCGAGCCGCTCGGCGTGGTCGGCCTGCGAGCCGGCTCGGAGTTTCCGTTGCTCACCGCCGGTTGGCAGCTCGCGCCGGCGCTGGCCGCCGGCAACACCGTCGTACTCGCCGCGTCGGAGCGGACTCCGGCGTCGATCCATGTTTTGCTCGGTCTGATAGGGGATTTGCTACCGCCGGGCGTCCTCAACGTGCTCAACGGCGTCGCGGCGGACGCGCTGGACACAGTGCCGTTCGCGACGGCGAGCGGACGATGTCCGGCGATCTTCTTCTCCGACGTGCTGCGCTCCGACGACGACTTCCAGGACAAGACGCTGGAAGGCTTCGCGATGTTCGCGCTCAACCAGGAAACCGGTCTTTCCGCGGCGCTGGTGGAAAAGTCAGCGTACGACGAGTTCCTGGAGCTGGCGACCATCCGAACCAAGGCGATCCAGCAGGGGGATCCGCTGGACACCGAGACGATGATCGGCGCATTGCCGAGTGCCGACCACGTGAGCCGCGCTTTGGCGGCGATAGAAGGAAAAGTCGTGGTCGGCGGTGAGCGCGCCGAGCTGGACGGCGCGCTGGCGGGCGGTTTCTACCTGCAGCCGACGGTCATCGCGGCCGGCCGGGACGTACGCCATCTCAAGGCCGGCACTGTCGGTCCGGTCGTCACGGTCGCCGCCTTCGACCAGCCGGACGACGCCGTACGGTTGGCCAACAGCTGTTTTTCCGGCTCCGGTGCGGCGGTGTGGACGCGCGACGTCGACCGTGCCTACCGGACCGGCCGGCGGATCGCCGCCGAGCGGGTCTGGACCAACTGCTATCACCGCTATCCGGCACATGCCGCGCTGAGCGGCCGACACTCCTACGGCGGCGACGGGCGCGCGCAGGTTTTGGAGCGATACCAGCGATCCAAGGACCTGCTGGTCAGCTACGATCCGCGCCCGGTCGGCATCTTCTAG